Below is a genomic region from Bacillus mycoides.
CAAAAAACTCCCGTCCCTATACAAAGGGACGGGAGTTAACCCGCGTTGCCACCCTAGTTGAAAGCATTACCGCTTTCCTCTCAAGTAGAAATAACGGCTCTTCACCGGGAATGTTTACTAATCAAAAGATATTCCACATTCCATTCCAGGATGGATTCACAAACTGTTTCTATCGATTTCCACCAACCATCGACTCTCTATAAGAAACAACATTTGTTACTACTTCCTATCAACACGCTTATTTTATAAAATTGTTATCATCAATTTACTATAATCTTATACAAGTTGCAAGTTACTTATACAACTTTTTTCATTTTCGCTTCTTTTACCATTTCTACAAAGTATGCTGTTACACGATGATCATCCGTTAATTCCGGATGGAAAGAAGCAGCTAAAAACGGCCCTTGCCTTACCGCTACCATTCGCTCGCCATGCGTAGAAAGTACTTCAACATCATCAGCTACATTTACAACATACGGAGCACGGATAAATACACCAACAAAGTCTTCTCCCACACCTTTCATTGAAAGTGCAGCTTCAAAACTATCTTTTTGGCGTCCGAACGCATTGCGCTCAACCGTAATATCCATAGCACCAATATGTGCTTCTTCATAGCCAATAAGTGTTTTCGCAAGAAGAATCATTCCTGCACATGTACCAAACATTGGTTTACCAGACTTCGCAAATGTACGAAGAGGCTCCATGAAAGCATACTTATCAATAAGACGGCGCATTGTTGTACTTTCACCGCCTGGTAAAATAAGACCATCAATCTCTTCAAGTTGCTCTACACGCTTTACAACAACAGCTTCTGCACCACTTGCCTCAACTGATTTTACATGCTCACGAACTGCACCTTGAAGACCTAGTACACCGATTTTCACCATTTTAAAGATCTCCTTTAATTACCATCCACGCTCTTGCATGCGTTGTTCTGGTAATAACGTTGAAATTTCGATACCTTTCATTGCATTACCTAATCCTTTAGAAAGGCTTGCAATTAGTTCGTAATCTTCATAATGAGTCGTTGCTTCAACGATTGCACGTGCAAATTTCTCTGGGTTCTCTGATTTGAAGATACCAGATCCAACAAATACACCATCAGCACCAAGTTGCATCATTAACGCTGCATCTGCTGGTGTTGCTACACCACCTGCTGCAAAGTTTACAACTGGCAGGCGACCAAGGCGTTTAATTTCAAGTAGTACTTCATAAGGAGCACCAGTATTTTTTGCATATGTCATTAACTCATCTTCACGTAGACTTGCAACTTGACGGATTTCTGCATTGACTTGGCGCATATGACGCACTGCCTCTACAATGTTTCCTGTTCCAGGTTCACCTTTTGTACGAAGCATAGCTGCACCTTCTGCAATACGACGTGCAGCTTCTCCGATATCGCGGCAACCACATACAAACGGAACTGTGTAATCACGTTTATTTAAATGGTATACTTCATCAGCAGGAGTCAATACTTCACTCTCATCGATATAGTCTACCCCTAATGATTCTAATAC
It encodes:
- the pdxS gene encoding pyridoxal 5'-phosphate synthase lyase subunit PdxS, with translation MTNVTGTERVKRGMAEMQKGGVIMDVVNAEQARIAEEAGAVAVMALERVPADIRAAGGVSRMADPTIVEEVMGAVSIPVMAKCRIGHLVEARVLESLGVDYIDESEVLTPADEVYHLNKRDYTVPFVCGCRDIGEAARRIAEGAAMLRTKGEPGTGNIVEAVRHMRQVNAEIRQVASLREDELMTYAKNTGAPYEVLLEIKRLGRLPVVNFAAGGVATPADAALMMQLGADGVFVGSGIFKSENPEKFARAIVEATTHYEDYELIASLSKGLGNAMKGIEISTLLPEQRMQERGW
- the pdxT gene encoding pyridoxal 5'-phosphate synthase glutaminase subunit PdxT, translating into MVKIGVLGLQGAVREHVKSVEASGAEAVVVKRVEQLEEIDGLILPGGESTTMRRLIDKYAFMEPLRTFAKSGKPMFGTCAGMILLAKTLIGYEEAHIGAMDITVERNAFGRQKDSFEAALSMKGVGEDFVGVFIRAPYVVNVADDVEVLSTHGERMVAVRQGPFLAASFHPELTDDHRVTAYFVEMVKEAKMKKVV